The Sphingomonas sinipercae genome contains a region encoding:
- a CDS encoding HlyD family type I secretion periplasmic adaptor subunit, protein MNIEALNISATPVLPQISEDVDDPRSEIRLGLLIAGVFFILFLGWASFARLDAAAQAPGKLVVSGQRQTVQHREGGVISAILVREGAQVQRGQVLIRLTGADVRAQERALSAQAIGLLAQRARLYAEQSGARTITPPPEFADLRPEDRAAAADALRIQLGQMRTRAAVLSAQRGALGQRSAQAGSQGQGFSRRLTAIDEQIRLIDEELEGMREAAAKGFVSKNRLRALERAKAELEGQRGQDSASIAQSRQQAGESQLQALEARSNYYERIAAELREVETSLNDVLPRLAAAREQLARTEIRSPAAGTVVGLSVFTPGGVIEPGAKLMDIVPGRAPLTIEARVSASDGDDVRVGQRAFVRFETLHERALPALEGSVTRVSADAFTDEKTGASYYTAEVAVPESELRKIEELRGKDVLRAGLPVAVTIPLRKRTALQYALEPITSSLRRSFHEN, encoded by the coding sequence GTGAACATCGAAGCACTGAATATCTCGGCGACGCCGGTCCTTCCGCAGATTTCGGAAGATGTCGACGATCCCAGGAGCGAAATCCGGCTTGGACTTCTCATCGCCGGCGTATTTTTCATCCTGTTCCTTGGATGGGCCAGCTTCGCCCGCCTCGACGCCGCGGCGCAGGCCCCGGGCAAGCTCGTGGTTTCGGGCCAGCGGCAGACCGTGCAGCACCGCGAAGGCGGTGTCATTTCGGCGATCCTGGTGCGTGAGGGTGCACAGGTCCAGCGCGGCCAAGTGCTCATCCGCCTGACCGGTGCCGACGTCCGCGCGCAGGAGCGCGCACTGTCGGCGCAGGCGATCGGCCTGCTTGCGCAGCGGGCACGGCTATATGCCGAACAGAGCGGCGCCAGGACGATCACGCCGCCGCCCGAATTCGCCGACCTGCGTCCGGAAGACCGCGCCGCCGCGGCCGATGCGCTGCGCATTCAACTGGGCCAGATGCGGACCCGCGCTGCGGTCTTGAGCGCCCAGCGCGGGGCCCTCGGCCAGCGAAGCGCGCAAGCAGGCAGCCAAGGTCAGGGCTTCAGCCGCCGCCTGACCGCCATCGACGAGCAGATCCGGCTGATCGATGAAGAACTCGAAGGCATGCGTGAAGCTGCCGCGAAGGGGTTCGTTTCGAAGAACCGGCTGCGCGCATTGGAACGGGCCAAGGCCGAGCTGGAAGGACAGCGTGGCCAGGATTCCGCAAGCATCGCGCAAAGCCGCCAGCAAGCGGGCGAAAGCCAGCTCCAGGCGCTTGAGGCACGAAGCAACTATTACGAGCGGATCGCCGCGGAATTACGCGAAGTCGAAACCAGCCTGAACGATGTGCTGCCCAGGCTCGCGGCTGCCCGCGAGCAGTTGGCACGAACCGAGATCAGGTCTCCCGCCGCCGGCACCGTCGTCGGCCTTAGCGTGTTCACCCCGGGCGGCGTGATCGAACCCGGCGCCAAGTTGATGGACATCGTTCCCGGCCGGGCGCCGCTGACGATTGAGGCGCGCGTTTCTGCAAGCGATGGCGACGACGTGCGCGTCGGGCAACGTGCATTCGTGCGCTTTGAAACGCTCCACGAACGGGCACTGCCGGCGCTCGAGGGCTCGGTGACGCGGGTTTCGGCCGATGCTTTCACGGACGAGAAGACCGGCGCCAGCTATTATACGGCGGAGGTCGCAGTGCCGGAGTCCGAGCTTCGGAAAATCGAGGAGCTTCGCGGCAAGGACGTGCTTCGCGCCGGCCTGCCCGTCGCGGTAACGATCCCGCTGCGCAAGCGCACGGCGCTGCAATATGCGCTCGAACCGATCACATCGTCGCTGCGCCGGTCTTTCCACGAAAATTGA
- a CDS encoding FG-GAP-like repeat-containing protein has protein sequence MYRQHNNVRDVDFIRDDAFAPAWSGLNRGDTSLVGDDYIQSLRDGPSHADQIPGLAEVVSGSAQTTFNVATFRIANFGTSVGAGQWSNNNVYSRQLADVNGDGMADIIGFGNAGVYVALATGGGNFGTANFVIANFGAAASGGGWTSMDAFPRRLADINGDGRADIVGFGNAGVYVSLANASGGFANATLVMNAFGAAPSSGGWGSDNIFHRELADVNGDGRADIVGFGASGVWVALGTTTGTFTAPTLTLGAFGYGPEAGGWASQETFARMLGDVNGDGMADLIGFGENGVNVALAIGGGAFGFPSITLNEFGAGSGAGGWSSYDTTPRMLADVNGDGMDDVVGFDETGVYVAFATGGGNFTASQLLISEYGATAGGWNSLNTFPRTLGDVNGDGRADIVGFGIAGTYVSLSSVVTPPPPPPASVYTIQETTGQNGSIYLPQVLDRTLFTVSNDPNLETSSDPSARIVGSLTPGDQDYFSITLQAGELLILDVDNTTGGIDTVVTIVSPLGEDLATNDDGTTPDGVLDAGSVTYLDSLMEYRAPTSGTYYFRIEGYNGAGTGNYNLNVSIGPIATPEQIHEENIEALIWGYTWNTVNLTYSFPTSVSQYASDGDDEIGTFQVLLPVQQDATRTILQYIASLTNLTFTENSSSPGSAMLRYARSDTPETAYAYSPGSGNGGDSWYNASNGKYDNPVVGNYAWATFIHETGHALGLKHGHESPALDPTHDSLEYSIMTYRSFIGGTVGGGYSNEQWGFPTTFMMYDIAALQRLYGADFGTNSGNTTYSWNANTGAFMINGAVQATPGGNRVFMTIWDGGGVDTYDFSNYTGDASQRMNIDLRPGEESLFSIVQRANLGGTYASGNVYNALQYNGDVRSLIENVIGTSGNDNITGNNVANVLRGNGGNDDYYFYTVDQSKVGAADTILDFNSGDRLNFSAIDANTNTTANDAFTFLGTGAFTGQAGQLRYAQIGSDVHLYADVNGDGVADMEVILLGKTGILPPDLIL, from the coding sequence ATGTACCGGCAGCACAATAATGTTCGCGACGTGGATTTCATCCGGGACGACGCGTTCGCGCCCGCATGGTCAGGCCTGAACCGCGGCGACACTAGCCTGGTTGGTGACGATTATATTCAGTCGCTTCGCGACGGCCCCAGCCACGCCGATCAGATCCCCGGCCTCGCTGAAGTCGTTTCCGGCTCCGCCCAGACGACTTTCAACGTCGCGACGTTCCGCATCGCCAACTTCGGCACCAGCGTTGGCGCCGGCCAATGGTCGAACAATAACGTTTATTCGCGGCAACTGGCGGATGTGAACGGCGACGGCATGGCCGACATCATCGGGTTCGGTAACGCCGGCGTCTATGTCGCGCTGGCGACTGGCGGCGGTAACTTTGGCACAGCCAATTTCGTCATTGCAAATTTCGGCGCCGCGGCCAGCGGCGGCGGCTGGACGTCGATGGACGCTTTCCCGCGTCGCCTTGCCGATATCAACGGTGACGGCCGCGCCGACATTGTCGGCTTCGGCAACGCCGGCGTCTATGTGTCGCTGGCAAACGCCAGCGGCGGCTTCGCCAACGCCACATTGGTCATGAACGCCTTTGGTGCGGCCCCAAGTTCGGGCGGCTGGGGCAGCGACAACATTTTCCACCGCGAGCTTGCCGATGTGAACGGCGATGGGCGGGCCGATATCGTCGGATTCGGCGCTTCGGGCGTCTGGGTCGCGCTTGGGACGACCACCGGCACCTTCACCGCACCGACGTTGACCCTCGGCGCCTTCGGCTACGGGCCTGAAGCCGGCGGCTGGGCGAGCCAGGAGACGTTCGCGCGCATGCTTGGCGACGTGAACGGCGATGGGATGGCTGACCTGATCGGCTTCGGCGAGAACGGCGTTAATGTCGCCCTCGCGATCGGCGGCGGCGCGTTCGGTTTCCCGAGCATCACGCTGAACGAATTCGGCGCCGGCAGCGGCGCTGGCGGCTGGAGCAGCTACGACACCACCCCCCGCATGCTTGCCGACGTCAACGGTGACGGGATGGACGATGTTGTCGGGTTCGACGAAACAGGCGTCTACGTCGCGTTCGCAACCGGCGGCGGCAACTTCACCGCTTCGCAGCTCCTTATCAGCGAATACGGGGCCACGGCCGGCGGCTGGAACAGCCTGAACACCTTTCCACGCACACTCGGCGATGTGAATGGCGACGGACGCGCGGACATTGTCGGTTTCGGCATTGCCGGCACCTATGTGTCGCTTTCTTCGGTTGTTACGCCGCCGCCGCCGCCGCCAGCGTCGGTCTACACCATCCAGGAAACGACGGGCCAGAACGGTTCGATCTATCTCCCACAGGTTTTGGACCGGACCCTGTTCACCGTATCGAACGATCCGAACCTGGAAACCTCCAGCGATCCGTCCGCCCGGATCGTCGGCTCGCTGACGCCCGGCGATCAGGACTATTTCAGCATCACCTTGCAGGCGGGTGAGCTGCTCATCCTCGACGTCGACAACACCACCGGCGGGATCGATACCGTCGTCACCATCGTGTCCCCGTTGGGTGAAGACTTGGCGACTAACGATGATGGGACCACTCCCGATGGCGTCCTCGATGCCGGATCGGTCACTTATCTTGATTCGCTGATGGAATATCGGGCCCCGACCAGCGGCACATATTACTTCCGGATCGAGGGTTACAACGGCGCCGGAACGGGGAACTACAACCTGAACGTTTCGATCGGTCCGATTGCGACGCCGGAGCAGATCCACGAGGAGAATATTGAGGCGCTGATCTGGGGCTATACCTGGAACACGGTCAACCTGACGTACTCCTTCCCCACCAGCGTAAGCCAATACGCCAGCGACGGGGACGATGAGATCGGGACGTTCCAGGTCCTGTTACCGGTTCAGCAGGACGCGACCCGCACCATCCTGCAATATATTGCCTCGCTGACGAACCTGACGTTCACGGAAAACTCGTCGTCACCGGGAAGCGCCATGCTGCGCTATGCACGCTCGGACACGCCCGAAACCGCTTATGCCTATTCGCCAGGCTCGGGTAACGGCGGCGACAGCTGGTACAATGCGTCGAACGGCAAGTACGACAACCCGGTCGTCGGCAATTACGCTTGGGCCACCTTCATTCACGAAACCGGGCACGCGTTGGGGCTGAAGCACGGCCACGAATCGCCTGCGCTCGATCCGACCCATGACTCGCTCGAATATTCGATCATGACCTACCGCTCGTTCATCGGCGGCACCGTCGGTGGCGGCTACTCAAACGAGCAGTGGGGCTTCCCGACGACGTTCATGATGTACGACATCGCTGCATTGCAGCGTTTGTATGGAGCCGACTTCGGCACCAATTCGGGGAACACGACGTACAGCTGGAACGCGAATACCGGCGCCTTCATGATCAACGGGGCGGTCCAGGCGACGCCGGGCGGCAACCGCGTTTTCATGACGATCTGGGACGGCGGCGGTGTCGATACCTACGACTTCTCCAACTACACGGGCGACGCATCCCAGCGGATGAACATCGACCTTCGCCCGGGTGAAGAGAGCCTGTTCAGCATCGTCCAGCGCGCGAACCTGGGCGGTACCTACGCCAGCGGCAACGTGTACAATGCGCTGCAGTACAACGGCGACGTCCGGTCGTTGATCGAGAATGTGATCGGGACGAGCGGCAACGACAACATCACGGGCAACAACGTTGCCAACGTGTTGCGCGGCAACGGCGGGAACGACGACTACTATTTCTATACCGTCGATCAGAGCAAAGTCGGAGCAGCGGATACGATCCTGGACTTCAATTCGGGCGACCGACTGAACTTTTCGGCCATCGATGCCAACACCAACACGACGGCGAACGACGCGTTCACGTTCCTGGGCACGGGTGCGTTTACCGGCCAGGCCGGCCAGTTGCGCTACGCGCAGATCGGCAGCGACGTTCACCTGTACGCCGACGTCAACGGTGACGGCGTTGCCGACATGGAAGTGATCCTTCTCGGTAAGACTGGGATCCTGCCGCCGGACCTGATCCTTTGA
- a CDS encoding AMP nucleosidase yields MKKSQDMTAVVAELCAVYDSSLENLRNALQAFVETGAVPDPADRVKGCFAYPELRIVNRSSTPRKTLTRAFARLNQPGTYVASIARPALFREYLVDQLEHLVRDYDVDVSVGRSSSEIPYPYVMDGSGISVGDIGTGELSRVLPSTELMHIGDEVVDGTWIVAEDGVRPLALFDALRTDFSLARLRHYTGTAPEDFQHYVLFTNYIHYVDEFIRFAIASLRSGEGPYTALSVPGGVYERGELQDAEEQIAAGTWRRHQMPAYHLMAEGRSGITLVNIGVGPANAKTICDHIAVLRPEVWLMIGHCGGLRPTQTIGDYVLAHAYLRDDHVLDDHLPIEIPIPAIAEVQTALFSAAQSVTGEDEETLKKRLRTGTVVTTDDRNWELRYTLSARRFDQSRAVAIDMESATVAAQGYRFRVPYGTLLCVSDKPLHGELKLPGQANAFYNRAISQHLRIGIETLNLLKEEGESLHSRKLRSFDEPPLR; encoded by the coding sequence GTGAAGAAATCCCAGGACATGACCGCTGTCGTCGCCGAGCTTTGCGCCGTTTACGACAGCTCGCTCGAAAACCTTCGCAACGCTCTTCAGGCGTTTGTCGAAACCGGCGCGGTTCCCGATCCGGCGGATCGCGTCAAGGGCTGTTTCGCTTATCCGGAGCTTCGGATCGTCAACCGCAGCTCGACCCCGCGCAAGACCCTGACTCGCGCCTTCGCAAGGCTCAACCAGCCGGGCACCTACGTTGCCAGCATCGCTCGGCCGGCGCTGTTCCGCGAATATCTGGTCGACCAGCTCGAGCATCTGGTGCGCGACTATGACGTCGACGTGTCGGTGGGCCGGTCAAGCAGCGAGATTCCCTATCCCTATGTCATGGACGGATCGGGGATCAGTGTCGGCGACATCGGCACCGGCGAGCTGTCGCGCGTGCTGCCGTCGACCGAGCTGATGCATATCGGCGACGAAGTGGTGGACGGCACCTGGATCGTGGCGGAGGACGGTGTCCGGCCGCTGGCCCTGTTCGATGCACTTCGGACCGACTTCAGCCTTGCCAGGCTGCGGCATTATACGGGGACCGCGCCGGAAGATTTCCAGCACTATGTGCTGTTCACCAACTACATCCACTACGTCGACGAATTCATCCGCTTCGCCATCGCTTCGTTGCGTTCCGGCGAGGGGCCCTACACCGCGCTTTCGGTGCCAGGCGGGGTGTATGAGCGCGGCGAGTTGCAGGACGCCGAGGAGCAGATTGCCGCCGGAACCTGGCGACGGCACCAGATGCCCGCCTATCACCTCATGGCCGAGGGCCGGTCGGGGATTACGCTGGTCAACATCGGGGTCGGTCCAGCAAATGCGAAGACGATCTGCGATCATATCGCGGTCCTTCGGCCCGAGGTTTGGCTGATGATCGGCCATTGCGGCGGTCTTCGACCGACCCAGACCATCGGCGATTACGTTCTTGCTCACGCTTACCTTCGCGACGACCACGTCCTCGACGACCACCTGCCGATCGAAATCCCGATCCCGGCGATCGCGGAGGTGCAAACCGCACTGTTCAGCGCCGCGCAGAGCGTCACCGGCGAAGATGAGGAAACGTTGAAGAAGCGGCTTCGCACCGGGACGGTCGTGACCACGGACGACCGCAACTGGGAGCTCCGCTACACGCTGTCGGCGCGCCGGTTCGACCAGAGCCGGGCGGTCGCGATCGACATGGAGTCAGCGACGGTGGCGGCGCAGGGGTATCGGTTCCGGGTGCCTTACGGGACGCTGCTGTGCGTTTCCGACAAGCCGCTTCACGGTGAGCTCAAGCTGCCCGGTCAGGCCAATGCCTTTTACAACCGCGCCATCAGCCAGCATCTGAGGATCGGCATCGAGACCCTCAACCTGCTCAAGGAAGAGGGCGAGTCCCTGCATAGCCGCAAGCTGAGGAGCTTCGACGAGCCGCCGTTGCGCTAG
- a CDS encoding bifunctional metallophosphatase/5'-nucleotidase encodes MIRKLLPLLLLGACARTAVVPVTQPVAAPVEVQLLAFNDFHGNLETPPDPIVIKAADGSERRDRFGGAARLGATLERLRQPNTVTVSAGDTIGASPLISGYYLDEPTIEAMNRIGLEFNSVGNHEFDKGVAELKRMQSGGCAENTRRKPCAVEPFAGARFRYLAANVVQQDGSTVFPATGIKTFRSVDGPIRVGFIGMTLEGTANVVTPSGVRGVSFRDEADTANALVPILKAQGAAAIVLLVHQGGKLPGSFIEHGCEGLTGDILPILDRLDPAIRTIVSGHTHNAYACELDRGGARRLLTSAGKNGYLVSDIRLTFAPRTHQLIAQSARNVPVAGTATEGPVKQLVDRYAAAIKPVADQVVGTLAGPAPRDDSDGESAAANLIADAMLGATRTAATGGAQLALVNATGVRVGLAAGDVRYGDAFAMMPFGNNLVVMTLTGAQLKTAIEQQYSDTNLAALKHVAVLAASAGFAYDIDVSRPSGDRVTRMALNDTPIRPQGRYRVVVNNYVAAGGDGLKAFTDGTDVTDGGIVDLDALVAWLAPGRNPPKTGRIGIVGR; translated from the coding sequence ATGATTCGCAAACTGCTTCCCTTGCTGTTGCTCGGCGCCTGCGCGCGCACGGCGGTGGTGCCGGTTACGCAACCGGTGGCGGCGCCGGTCGAAGTGCAGCTGCTCGCGTTCAACGATTTTCACGGCAACCTTGAAACGCCGCCCGACCCGATCGTGATCAAGGCGGCGGATGGTTCCGAGCGCCGCGACCGGTTCGGCGGTGCGGCGCGACTAGGCGCGACCCTGGAGCGTCTGCGGCAGCCGAATACGGTCACCGTCTCGGCCGGCGATACGATCGGCGCCAGCCCGCTCATCTCCGGCTACTATCTGGACGAGCCGACCATCGAGGCCATGAATCGCATCGGACTGGAATTCAATTCGGTCGGCAATCACGAATTCGATAAGGGCGTCGCCGAGCTCAAGCGGATGCAGTCGGGCGGCTGTGCTGAAAATACGCGCCGCAAGCCCTGCGCGGTGGAGCCCTTCGCCGGGGCCCGCTTCCGTTACCTCGCCGCCAACGTCGTCCAGCAGGATGGCAGCACCGTGTTTCCTGCGACCGGCATCAAGACGTTCCGGTCGGTCGACGGCCCGATCCGCGTCGGCTTCATCGGCATGACTCTCGAAGGCACCGCGAACGTCGTGACGCCGTCGGGCGTGCGCGGCGTCAGCTTTCGCGACGAGGCGGATACCGCGAATGCGCTGGTGCCGATCCTCAAGGCCCAGGGCGCAGCCGCCATTGTTCTGTTGGTGCACCAAGGCGGCAAGCTGCCCGGCAGCTTTATCGAGCATGGATGCGAAGGCCTGACCGGCGACATCCTGCCAATCCTCGACCGCCTCGACCCGGCCATTCGGACCATCGTTTCCGGCCACACGCATAATGCCTACGCCTGCGAGCTCGATCGCGGCGGCGCTCGGCGCCTGCTCACGAGCGCGGGCAAAAACGGCTATCTCGTCAGCGATATCCGCCTGACCTTCGCGCCGCGCACCCACCAGCTCATTGCCCAGTCGGCGCGCAATGTGCCGGTTGCCGGGACCGCGACCGAAGGGCCGGTCAAGCAGCTGGTCGACCGTTATGCCGCCGCCATCAAGCCGGTGGCCGATCAGGTGGTGGGCACGCTGGCTGGGCCGGCGCCGCGCGACGATAGCGACGGTGAAAGCGCGGCCGCCAACCTGATTGCCGATGCAATGCTCGGCGCGACCCGGACAGCGGCGACGGGCGGCGCGCAGCTCGCACTGGTCAACGCGACCGGCGTGCGCGTCGGCCTTGCCGCCGGCGATGTCCGCTACGGCGACGCCTTCGCGATGATGCCGTTCGGCAACAATTTGGTGGTGATGACGCTCACCGGCGCGCAGCTGAAGACCGCAATCGAGCAGCAGTATAGCGACACCAACCTCGCCGCGCTAAAGCACGTGGCAGTGCTCGCAGCGAGCGCGGGCTTCGCCTACGATATCGACGTTTCGCGCCCGTCCGGCGATCGCGTTACCCGAATGGCGCTCAATGACACGCCGATCCGGCCGCAGGGGCGTTACCGCGTCGTCGTCAACAACTATGTGGCGGCCGGGGGCGACGGCCTGAAGGCGTTCACCGACGGAACCGACGTGACAGATGGGGGAATCGTCGATCTCGATGCGCTCGTCGCGTGGCTTGCTCCAGGCCGGAACCCGCCGAAGACCGGCCGCATTGGAATCGTGGGCCGCTAG
- a CDS encoding S1/P1 nuclease: MKLRHLFLSAAVAFAALPTPAFAWGKTGHRVVAKIADSQLSGLARAHIRELIGVESLDEASTWPDEMRSDPAPFWQKTSTPWHYVTLNGLIYDHAPSEGDALEAIERFRAVLMDPKASRADKQLALRFIIHLVGDLHQPLHVGKCCDRGGNEVKVRYFGKESNLHAIWDSALVDDQQLSFTEYAERLERHISPQDVIDWWTVRPKDWIAESARIRETVYPDVPPPPPPASSGEATPAPLPDLSYAYVYKFTPVVNQRLSQAGVRLAAYLNALFGHPQPLAKSEGK, from the coding sequence ATGAAGCTGCGTCACCTGTTCCTCTCGGCCGCCGTCGCGTTCGCTGCGCTTCCCACGCCTGCTTTCGCCTGGGGCAAGACCGGGCACCGCGTGGTGGCGAAGATCGCCGACTCGCAACTCAGCGGCCTTGCCCGCGCCCACATTCGCGAGCTGATCGGGGTTGAGTCGCTCGACGAAGCCTCGACTTGGCCCGACGAGATGCGCAGCGATCCGGCGCCATTCTGGCAGAAGACATCGACGCCGTGGCACTATGTGACCCTCAACGGCCTCATCTACGACCATGCGCCGAGCGAAGGCGATGCGTTGGAAGCGATCGAACGTTTTCGCGCGGTCTTGATGGATCCAAAGGCAAGTCGCGCAGACAAGCAATTGGCGCTCCGCTTCATCATCCACCTGGTCGGCGACCTTCACCAGCCGCTGCACGTCGGCAAATGCTGCGACCGCGGCGGCAACGAGGTGAAAGTGCGCTATTTCGGCAAGGAATCGAACCTCCACGCCATTTGGGACAGCGCGTTGGTCGACGACCAGCAACTATCCTTCACCGAATATGCCGAGCGGTTGGAGCGGCACATCAGCCCACAGGACGTGATCGACTGGTGGACCGTTCGCCCGAAGGACTGGATCGCCGAAAGCGCCCGCATTCGGGAGACGGTCTATCCGGACGTCCCGCCTCCTCCCCCGCCGGCGTCGAGTGGCGAAGCGACGCCCGCACCGCTGCCGGACCTGTCCTACGCCTACGTCTACAAGTTCACGCCGGTGGTGAACCAGCGGCTCAGCCAGGCCGGCGTGCGCCTTGCGGCCTACCTAAATGCACTGTTCGGCCACCCGCAGCCGCTGGCGAAGAGCGAAGGCAAATGA
- the cdd gene encoding cytidine deaminase gives MNDDELMALARQAAGRAYAPYSKFNVGCAIESADGDVVTGANMENACYRLGICAEQSALTAAQHRFGLDKVARIAVSGGEGPMVCTPCGGCRQAILEAAQLSGRDVEILCSSGDGSVVERYRISALIPHGFGPANLD, from the coding sequence ATGAACGATGACGAGTTGATGGCCTTGGCGCGCCAGGCCGCGGGCAGGGCCTATGCGCCTTATTCGAAGTTCAATGTCGGCTGCGCGATCGAGAGCGCGGACGGGGACGTGGTCACCGGCGCCAATATGGAGAATGCCTGCTACCGGCTCGGCATCTGCGCCGAGCAGAGCGCGCTGACTGCCGCGCAGCATCGGTTCGGGCTCGACAAGGTCGCGCGGATCGCGGTTTCGGGCGGCGAGGGGCCAATGGTGTGCACGCCCTGCGGCGGTTGCCGGCAGGCAATCCTGGAAGCGGCCCAACTGTCCGGCCGCGATGTCGAAATCCTCTGTTCGAGCGGCGATGGCAGCGTGGTCGAGCGGTACAGGATCTCGGCCCTGATACCGCACGGCTTCGGGCCCGCGAACCTGGATTGA
- a CDS encoding ATP-binding protein produces MSRLSRAPLFAQTLALVVTTVVAMQLTTFAVLMLVPMPHSAFSISEIADTLRGLPPPDDGRVRLSVKIVDAPPEGWEKDDPLERRIQLTVAQSLRMNPADIRVEQQVPIPGGMMLLRLAEPKLPENELPTEPYARGGATSFEDAAVAARLQSGRWVVVSDPIEWLGISKFLLSWLAASALVLITMAWAFTRRVVNPIRAFAETAEAAGRGDPDATFAVAGPREVRTAAQALSEMQRRIRGAVEERTKLLAAIAHDLRAPLTRLRFRAEYAPADHRDRIVQDIERMDSMIGGVLAFVKGEERDDRHRLDFSALVHSAADDWSDSGADVTVAEALPVQVEADPLALRRLISNIIENAIKYAGSARCSVGRDGDSAFLLVDDDGPGISEDSLERVFTPFERGDSTRDPATGGVGLGLALARGIARAHGGDVWLTNRSPKGVRVHVRLPAASAGRREPEDAD; encoded by the coding sequence ATGAGCCGACTGTCCCGCGCCCCGCTCTTTGCCCAGACGCTCGCGCTGGTCGTCACGACCGTAGTCGCCATGCAGCTGACCACCTTCGCGGTGTTGATGCTCGTGCCTATGCCGCACAGTGCGTTCAGTATCAGCGAGATCGCGGATACGTTGCGGGGCCTGCCGCCGCCCGACGATGGACGCGTCAGGCTTTCGGTCAAGATCGTCGATGCGCCGCCCGAAGGCTGGGAGAAGGACGATCCGCTGGAACGGCGGATCCAGCTGACCGTCGCACAGTCGCTCAGGATGAACCCCGCCGACATCCGGGTGGAACAGCAGGTTCCGATACCGGGCGGCATGATGCTTCTGCGGCTCGCCGAGCCGAAGCTGCCGGAAAACGAGTTGCCGACCGAGCCTTATGCACGCGGCGGAGCCACCTCGTTCGAGGACGCCGCGGTGGCGGCCCGCCTGCAAAGCGGCCGGTGGGTCGTCGTCAGCGATCCGATCGAATGGCTCGGGATAAGCAAGTTCCTGCTCAGCTGGCTCGCCGCAAGCGCGCTGGTGCTCATCACCATGGCCTGGGCCTTCACTCGGCGTGTGGTGAACCCGATCCGTGCCTTTGCCGAGACTGCCGAAGCCGCCGGGCGCGGCGATCCCGACGCCACCTTCGCGGTCGCCGGCCCGCGCGAAGTGCGCACCGCCGCGCAAGCGCTGAGCGAGATGCAGCGCCGGATCCGCGGCGCGGTAGAGGAGCGAACCAAGCTGCTTGCTGCCATTGCGCACGATTTGCGGGCGCCACTGACGCGCCTTCGCTTTCGTGCCGAATATGCGCCCGCCGACCATCGCGATCGGATCGTCCAGGATATCGAGCGCATGGATTCGATGATCGGGGGAGTCCTGGCATTCGTGAAAGGCGAGGAGCGAGACGACCGGCACCGCCTCGACTTTTCCGCGCTCGTTCACTCCGCCGCCGACGATTGGTCGGACTCCGGCGCCGACGTCACCGTTGCCGAAGCGCTTCCGGTTCAGGTTGAAGCCGACCCGCTGGCGCTGCGCCGGTTGATTTCCAACATCATCGAGAATGCGATCAAATATGCGGGAAGCGCCCGGTGCAGCGTCGGCCGGGACGGCGACTCGGCCTTCCTGCTGGTGGATGACGATGGCCCCGGAATAAGCGAGGATTCGCTCGAGCGGGTCTTCACGCCCTTTGAGCGGGGGGACTCGACCCGCGATCCGGCAACCGGAGGGGTCGGACTGGGCCTTGCCCTGGCTCGCGGAATTGCCCGGGCGCACGGCGGCGATGTCTGGCTGACCAACCGCTCGCCCAAGGGCGTTCGAGTCCATGTGCGCCTTCCCGCCGCCTCAGCCGGAAGACGCGAGCCGGAAGATGCTGACTAG
- a CDS encoding response regulator, with translation MSQAGVGQADLVMLVDDDPEIRQLIGDFLDQHGFRVASAGNSVEMDRQIAAERPALIVLDLMLPGEDGLAICRRLSATQIPVIMLSALGQETDRIVGLELGADDYLAKPCSPRELLARIRAVLRRHESAQPAAAGFYHFAGWSFDPRRRELRSPDGITVALSSGEFRLLSAFLERPLRVLSRDQLIEVARGPTSDVFDRAIDVQVSRLRKKLADHGGADLIATVRSEGYMFAVKPVLR, from the coding sequence ATGAGCCAAGCGGGTGTTGGGCAGGCGGACCTCGTCATGCTCGTCGACGACGATCCGGAAATCAGGCAGTTGATCGGGGACTTCCTCGACCAGCATGGCTTCCGCGTCGCGTCCGCCGGCAACAGCGTGGAAATGGACCGACAGATCGCCGCCGAGCGGCCCGCACTGATCGTGCTCGACTTAATGCTTCCGGGCGAAGACGGGCTGGCCATCTGCCGCCGCCTGTCGGCAACTCAAATCCCGGTCATCATGCTAAGCGCGCTCGGCCAGGAAACCGACCGGATCGTCGGCCTTGAGCTTGGCGCCGACGATTACCTCGCCAAGCCGTGCAGCCCGCGCGAATTGCTGGCTCGGATCCGCGCAGTCCTGCGCCGGCATGAAAGCGCGCAGCCGGCCGCCGCGGGCTTCTATCACTTCGCGGGCTGGAGCTTCGACCCCCGCCGGCGGGAGCTTCGTTCGCCCGACGGCATCACGGTCGCCCTGTCGTCGGGCGAATTCAGGCTGCTGAGCGCCTTCCTGGAGCGGCCGCTTCGCGTCCTAAGCCGGGACCAACTAATCGAGGTTGCGCGGGGCCCGACGTCCGACGTCTTCGATCGCGCGATCGACGTCCAGGTCAGCCGCCTCCGCAAGAAGCTCGCCGATCATGGCGGCGCCGATCTCATCGCGACCGTGCGCAGCGAAGGCTACATGTTCGCGGTCAAGCCGGTGCTTCGATGA